One genomic segment of Candidatus Poribacteria bacterium includes these proteins:
- the argH gene encoding argininosuccinate lyase — MSPSPATGGISVGKPRKTLWGGRFSTSLTTETIAFTHSIEADTRLIGYDIWGSQAHAIMLARQGIISDADLREILRWLQKAETDFQNGNFTLDPNKEDVHMNVESYLIENAGREFGGKLHTARSRNDQVLVDAHLYIRDEILNVQRGLSELCDAFLQIAKAHADTVMPGYTHTQHAQPISLGFWATAYVSMFLRDQKRLQSAYALANINPLGACALAGTTFPIDRHLTTELLGFDAPHEHALDVISSRDFIAEVLFALSLVMANLSRISEEIIYWTTYEFGMAVLDDAYSFGSSIMPQKKNPDIAELTRGRTGRVYGALLDLLTNLKGLPMGYNRDFQEDKPPLWEAFDVVKACLGLLPELLRTTDFRTERMAELANANFATATELANYLVKEHRISFRECHEIVGWLVGELVQLEKTFSDWELTQKLLKQREIDIPISQLKQILDAELAIQNNQSLGGTSPAEVHRMVNKFTEQLNDIESHIHTCQTQIEDAHRETLRIVDEVCGAG, encoded by the coding sequence ATCAGTCCGTCGCCCGCCACAGGTGGTATAAGTGTGGGAAAACCGAGAAAGACCCTCTGGGGTGGACGTTTCAGCACGAGCCTCACCACAGAGACGATAGCCTTCACGCACTCTATTGAAGCCGACACCCGACTCATCGGATACGATATCTGGGGAAGCCAAGCGCATGCGATCATGCTCGCTCGCCAGGGGATTATCTCCGATGCCGACCTGCGCGAGATTTTACGCTGGCTCCAGAAAGCAGAAACGGATTTTCAGAACGGCAATTTCACGCTCGATCCGAATAAAGAGGACGTGCACATGAACGTCGAGTCGTATCTGATTGAGAACGCCGGGCGCGAGTTCGGCGGTAAACTCCACACCGCTCGTTCACGCAACGATCAGGTACTCGTGGACGCGCATCTCTACATTCGGGATGAAATTCTCAACGTCCAACGCGGTCTCTCCGAACTCTGCGACGCCTTCCTCCAGATTGCGAAAGCACACGCCGACACCGTCATGCCCGGCTATACGCATACCCAACACGCACAGCCGATCAGTCTCGGTTTCTGGGCGACGGCTTACGTAAGTATGTTCCTACGGGACCAGAAACGACTACAATCTGCTTATGCCCTTGCCAATATAAATCCCCTCGGCGCGTGTGCCTTGGCGGGGACAACCTTCCCGATTGATCGACACCTGACGACGGAACTGCTCGGTTTCGACGCACCACACGAACACGCACTTGATGTCATCAGCAGCCGAGATTTTATCGCAGAGGTGCTTTTCGCGCTGTCGCTTGTGATGGCGAACCTCTCACGGATTAGCGAAGAAATTATCTATTGGACGACTTATGAGTTTGGGATGGCGGTGCTTGATGATGCCTATAGTTTCGGGAGTTCCATCATGCCGCAGAAAAAGAATCCCGATATTGCCGAACTCACGCGCGGGCGCACAGGGCGCGTCTACGGCGCGTTGCTGGATCTGTTGACGAATCTCAAGGGGTTACCGATGGGCTATAACCGCGATTTTCAGGAGGATAAACCCCCGCTTTGGGAGGCGTTTGATGTTGTGAAGGCGTGCCTCGGTCTGCTACCGGAACTCCTCAGAACCACGGATTTCAGAACCGAACGGATGGCGGAATTGGCGAATGCAAACTTCGCAACGGCGACGGAATTGGCAAACTATCTCGTTAAAGAACATCGGATTAGTTTTCGGGAGTGCCATGAGATTGTCGGCTGGCTCGTCGGGGAACTCGTGCAGCTGGAAAAAACGTTCTCAGATTGGGAACTCACGCAAAAACTTTTGAAACAGAGAGAGATTGACATACCGATTTCGCAGCTCAAGCAGATACTGGATGCGGAATTGGCGATTCAGAATAACCAGAGCCTCGGTGGCACATCGCCTGCAGAGGTGCATCGGATGGTAAACAAGTTTACAGAACAACTGAATGATATTGAATCGCATATCCATACCTGTCAGACGCAAATTGAGGACGCGCACC
- a CDS encoding phytanoyl-CoA dioxygenase family protein: MDQEIQDYLFDLQGYLILENAISKPDLDEMNAWIDDHWTYVENPWEDETEDRRIPRWIGNIETHTYNIENGVNFQNIIEGGDVFQKLIDHPSWIGLMRRYVHEVNGLSIHENFLNVRGPGGFIHIHCGGHVPLSYLTFRQENTGEWMVGQINVLMALNDIGPGDGAPVLVPGSHKCTEIHPRLKVDGKGLVYDGVSGKPAGTAFGTKEIYLKAGDVVMFTDAITHGSAERTSEGYRRSIVYRYSPRYVRERFDYPHSKELLARLTPDQRKIIQPTSVRRPPQVV, encoded by the coding sequence ATGGATCAAGAGATACAAGATTATCTGTTCGACCTACAAGGCTATCTAATTTTAGAGAACGCAATCTCGAAACCTGATCTGGATGAAATGAACGCGTGGATCGATGACCATTGGACTTACGTTGAAAATCCGTGGGAGGACGAAACCGAAGACAGACGGATTCCGCGTTGGATCGGGAACATCGAAACGCATACCTACAACATCGAGAACGGTGTGAATTTCCAGAATATTATTGAGGGTGGGGACGTTTTTCAGAAGTTGATCGACCATCCTTCATGGATAGGGTTGATGCGGAGATACGTCCACGAGGTCAACGGGCTTTCTATCCACGAGAATTTCCTCAACGTCCGCGGTCCCGGCGGTTTCATTCATATCCACTGTGGTGGACATGTGCCGCTGAGTTACCTGACGTTCCGACAGGAGAACACCGGCGAATGGATGGTCGGACAGATTAACGTCCTGATGGCGCTCAACGATATTGGACCGGGGGATGGCGCACCCGTATTGGTGCCTGGGAGCCATAAATGCACAGAGATTCACCCGCGCTTGAAGGTCGATGGGAAAGGGCTGGTCTATGACGGCGTGAGCGGTAAACCCGCAGGGACAGCCTTTGGCACGAAGGAGATTTATCTCAAGGCAGGTGATGTCGTCATGTTCACGGATGCGATTACACACGGATCGGCAGAGCGGACGAGTGAGGGATATCGCCGATCGATCGTCTATCGCTATTCTCCGAGATATGTCCGTGAGCGTTTTGACTATCCACATTCCAAAGAGTTGTTGGCACGTTTGACACCCGATCAACGCAAAATTATCCAACCGACATCAGTCCGTCGCCCGCCACAGGTGGTATAA